The genomic window GATCTCATCGATCGCGATCGGGATCGGGATCGACTACGCGATCCACTTCATGGAGCGTTTTCGCAAGGAGTACCGGAAGGAGAGGGACGAGAGACGAGCCCTTGAGGCTACGGTTCAAACGACCGGCCGGGGGATCGCGTTCAACGCGATCGCGCTCGCTCTGGGATTTGGGGTTCTTCTCTTCTCGTCGTTTAAGGGTACGTCCAATTTCGGGCTGATGATCGCGGCAACGATGGTGATCAGCGCCCTAGCGGCGTTCACCACGATACCGGCGATTCTCGTTTTATGGAAACCGAAGTTCCTCACGGCCAATGGCTGGAAGAGAAAGGAGGTGGTTACAACTAGAAAAGTCGCGGAGTCTGAACTGATAAACGTTGAACCTGCCGGGGCGGATGCACCCGACTCTGAGCAGAAAAAAGGGAACAATAACTCATAATAGGAGGGATATGATGAAAAAGTCTACACTACTTGCGTTGGTAGCCGTTGCGCTAGGCGTGGTCGTCCTCGGAGGGGTCGTCTACGCCGCTGATCTCACCGGAAATCAGATCCTGCATAAGATGGTCGATCACCAGGATGAGATCATGAGCGGCAGCATGATCATGACGATGAAGCTCGAGAACGTCTACTCGGATGGGACGAGCGGAGAGAACGTGTTCTCCGGTATCACTAAGCGCTCGACCGACCCGAGCGTGCCGGACAAGGCACTGATATACTACAAGGAGCCGGAGGATGTGAAAGGGACGATCTTCCTTGCCATCACACCGGATGAGGGAGACTCCCGCATGTGGCTCTATCTACCTGCCCTGGGGAGCGCAAAGGAGCTCGTCAGTGAGGAGCAGGAGCAGAGCTTCGCCGGGAGCACCTTCTCCTACAAGGACATCGGGAGTGCGTCCAGCATAGAGGACGACTATGACGCTGAGCTGATCGGGGAAGAGGCCGTGACGGTCGCTGGAAAGTCCTACGACTGCTACGTGCTCAAACTGACCGCCAAGCCCGATGCAGATGTGGATTACCCGACACAGAAGATCTGGGTCTCCAAGGACTTCTGGACGTCACTCAAGGGCGAGAGCTACAACGAAGACGGGAAGCTCGAGATAACGATGGAGGTTGTCAAGCTGGGGAAATTCGAGGGGAACGTTGTGCCGGACGAGATGTTCAGCAAGAACGTCATCGAAGGGAACTCGACCAGGATGATATTCCTGGAGCGGAAGCGCCCGGCAAGCGAGATTCCTGATTCGGTATTCGACCCGAACAACCTCGCCTCGTTCGATCCGA from Candidatus Bipolaricaulota bacterium includes these protein-coding regions:
- a CDS encoding outer membrane lipoprotein-sorting protein — encoded protein: MKKSTLLALVAVALGVVVLGGVVYAADLTGNQILHKMVDHQDEIMSGSMIMTMKLENVYSDGTSGENVFSGITKRSTDPSVPDKALIYYKEPEDVKGTIFLAITPDEGDSRMWLYLPALGSAKELVSEEQEQSFAGSTFSYKDIGSASSIEDDYDAELIGEEAVTVAGKSYDCYVLKLTAKPDADVDYPTQKIWVSKDFWTSLKGESYNEDGKLEITMEVVKLGKFEGNVVPDEMFSKNVIEGNSTRMIFLERKRPASEIPDSVFDPNNLASFDPSAYGL